Proteins from a genomic interval of Actinoalloteichus hymeniacidonis:
- a CDS encoding DUF202 domain-containing protein translates to MTPGPPPVEVWDLAQAERTALSWRRTALAFVVLSLALVRLAAEINAVVATVLAVSAAAGTGGLLLLTLRRYRRTAERLHRAEPLPSGRLPMLFTAATVLLGLLGLGWILLT, encoded by the coding sequence ATGACACCTGGCCCGCCGCCGGTCGAGGTCTGGGATTTGGCGCAGGCCGAACGGACCGCCCTGTCGTGGCGACGCACCGCGCTGGCCTTCGTCGTTCTGTCGCTGGCGTTGGTCCGGCTGGCGGCGGAGATCAACGCGGTGGTGGCCACGGTGCTGGCCGTCTCTGCTGCGGCCGGGACCGGTGGCCTGCTGTTGCTGACGCTGCGTCGCTATCGCCGGACGGCCGAGCGGCTGCATCGGGCGGAGCCGCTGCCCAGCGGACGCCTGCCGATGCTCTTCACCGCCGCCACCGTGTTGCTGGGACTGCTCGGGCTCGGCTGGATCCTGCTGACGTAG
- a CDS encoding MFS transporter, with amino-acid sequence MQHEVNGPERAVSVWSPSLVWLLVGTLAVFPGFFLLLSVVPQYAAAGGAGPFGAGAGTGVFMATTVGIQLFMPKLLVRFGYRPMLAAGVVLLGAPTALLVPYDALWIILLTNAVRGLGFGIVTVAFSALVAELVPPQRRGQGAGLYGGVVGVAGVAGLPLGVWLAGEVGYASVFLLATVLPLLALFTLPAMRAPAAAVDTKRRGVLRGLLDGGLRRPFLLLLAFSLSSGAVVTFVPLSAADTAGLASLALLVQQVCAAGSRWGAGLLGDRFGNGRLLAPAVLAGVTGLALTAWTSGPLLLVGMVLFGLGFGAAQNATMVVMLHRVDREGFGAVSTQWNIAFDAGTGLGASAIGLIVQLAGFEMGFAAAAALLAVTLGGAVVDRTAR; translated from the coding sequence GTGCAGCATGAGGTGAACGGCCCAGAACGCGCCGTCAGCGTATGGAGTCCGTCACTGGTGTGGTTGCTGGTCGGCACCCTGGCGGTGTTCCCCGGCTTCTTCCTGTTGTTGTCCGTTGTCCCGCAATACGCGGCGGCGGGCGGCGCGGGCCCCTTCGGCGCGGGTGCGGGCACCGGCGTGTTCATGGCCACTACGGTCGGCATCCAGCTGTTCATGCCCAAGCTGTTGGTCAGGTTCGGCTATCGACCGATGCTGGCGGCGGGCGTGGTGCTCCTCGGCGCGCCGACGGCGCTGCTCGTGCCCTACGACGCGCTCTGGATCATCCTGCTGACCAACGCGGTTCGCGGTCTGGGATTCGGGATCGTCACCGTGGCCTTCTCCGCGCTGGTGGCCGAGCTGGTGCCGCCGCAACGGCGCGGCCAGGGCGCAGGCCTGTACGGCGGAGTGGTGGGCGTGGCCGGAGTCGCCGGGCTGCCCCTCGGGGTGTGGCTGGCGGGCGAGGTCGGCTATGCCTCCGTGTTCCTGCTCGCCACGGTGCTGCCCTTGCTCGCGCTGTTCACCCTGCCCGCGATGCGCGCGCCCGCCGCCGCGGTCGACACCAAGCGTCGCGGGGTGCTCCGGGGCCTGCTCGACGGCGGACTGCGTCGGCCCTTCCTGTTGTTGCTCGCCTTCTCGCTGTCCTCCGGCGCGGTGGTCACCTTCGTTCCGCTCTCCGCAGCCGACACCGCAGGCCTGGCCTCGTTGGCACTGCTCGTCCAGCAGGTCTGCGCCGCAGGTTCCCGCTGGGGTGCGGGCCTGCTGGGCGACCGCTTCGGCAACGGGAGATTGCTGGCTCCCGCCGTGCTGGCCGGGGTGACGGGCCTGGCGCTGACGGCCTGGACCTCGGGTCCGTTGCTGTTGGTGGGCATGGTGCTGTTCGGCCTGGGCTTCGGCGCGGCGCAGAACGCGACGATGGTGGTCATGCTGCATCGGGTCGACCGGGAGGGCTTCGGTGCGGTCAGCACGCAGTGGAACATCGCCTTCGACGCGGGCACCGGCCTCGGCGCCTCGGCGATCGGGCTGATCGTGCAGCTTGCGGGCTTCGAGATGGGCTTCGCCGCGGCCGCTGCGCTGTTGGCCGTCACCCTCGGCGGCGCCGTGGTGGACCGCACCGCCCGTTGA
- a CDS encoding SSI family serine proteinase inhibitor, translated as MYWNHLVATAMLAASVVTGVNDVSGDSTAAPTTEGQIPTNLTLTISEGEGYSAHQNSPSTRTAVLTCDPAGGNHPDPALACTDLKAVGDRFEAIDDQALCTMIYQPYTATATGTIDGTPVAHEKTYSNKCILEAATGSIFAF; from the coding sequence ATGTATTGGAATCACCTCGTCGCGACCGCGATGCTTGCCGCTTCCGTAGTGACCGGCGTCAACGACGTCAGCGGCGACAGCACTGCGGCACCCACCACCGAGGGGCAGATTCCCACCAATTTGACCCTCACCATCAGCGAAGGCGAGGGCTATTCGGCGCATCAGAACTCGCCGTCGACGCGGACTGCGGTACTGACCTGCGACCCCGCAGGCGGTAATCACCCCGACCCCGCCCTGGCCTGTACGGATCTCAAGGCCGTCGGCGATCGCTTCGAGGCCATCGACGACCAGGCGCTGTGCACGATGATCTACCAGCCGTACACGGCGACGGCGACGGGAACCATCGATGGCACCCCGGTCGCCCACGAGAAGACCTATTCGAACAAGTGCATCCTCGAAGCCGCGACCGGGTCGATCTTCGCGTTCTGA
- a CDS encoding YidH family protein, producing the protein MGRERLRRPRRVYGVGAEPDPRFSLANERTFLAWLRTAMALTAGGVGLDVLAPDRTSYLLLALALVVAGMATGVFGLLRWIAAERALRTGSPLPALSAGVLLVSVSLAFGVFILVVLVVER; encoded by the coding sequence ATGGGACGGGAACGGCTCCGCAGGCCACGGCGGGTATACGGCGTCGGCGCGGAGCCCGATCCGAGGTTCAGTCTGGCCAATGAGCGAACGTTCCTGGCCTGGCTGCGGACCGCGATGGCCTTGACCGCAGGCGGTGTGGGGCTGGATGTACTGGCCCCCGATCGCACGTCGTACCTGCTGCTCGCGCTCGCCCTGGTGGTCGCGGGGATGGCCACCGGCGTGTTCGGGCTGCTGCGGTGGATCGCGGCGGAGCGGGCGTTGCGCACCGGCTCGCCGTTGCCCGCGTTGTCGGCCGGGGTGCTGCTGGTGAGCGTGTCGCTTGCCTTCGGAGTGTTCATCCTCGTCGTTCTCGTGGTGGAGCGATGA
- the cutA gene encoding divalent-cation tolerance protein CutA codes for MSIPDPAAPAATVAPTATAPALGSPTPDEADPSVYCQVVTTMASQEQADRLAAGIIEARLAGCVQILGPVRSVYRWNNQVTFDEEWQCVIKTTTARLNTLTAHIRAQHDYEVPEIIATPIFGGNEDYLDWLSAETTAS; via the coding sequence ATGTCGATACCCGATCCTGCCGCCCCCGCCGCCACGGTCGCGCCGACGGCAACCGCACCGGCCCTCGGGTCCCCGACGCCGGATGAGGCGGATCCCTCGGTCTACTGCCAGGTGGTCACCACCATGGCAAGCCAGGAGCAGGCCGACCGGCTCGCGGCGGGGATCATCGAGGCGCGGCTCGCGGGCTGCGTCCAGATTCTCGGCCCGGTGCGCAGTGTGTATCGGTGGAACAACCAGGTCACGTTCGACGAGGAATGGCAGTGCGTCATCAAGACGACCACCGCTCGGTTGAACACACTGACCGCGCATATTCGAGCGCAGCACGATTACGAGGTTCCCGAGATCATCGCCACGCCGATCTTCGGCGGCAACGAGGACTACCTCGACTGGCTCAGTGCGGAGACGACCGCGTCCTGA